A DNA window from Brenneria izadpanahii contains the following coding sequences:
- a CDS encoding TonB-dependent siderophore receptor, protein MNNQLFRNGWPLLALLPFSIQAATNDRGDTVEVTATAGTAPAEESGYQPHKTVTGTRTESRLLDVPQAVNVVPNQVIEDRAVRNIDEALYNVSGITQANTLGGTQDALIKRGFGDNRDGSLFRDGVRSIQARNFTPTSERVEVLKGPASMLYGMGEPGGVINIISKKPELEQKTHIEGWGSSFKGGGGQLDVTGPLGTSGLAYRMIVDHDETDYWRNFGRNRQTTIAPSLMWYGEDTTVRIAYEHMEYLTPFDRGTVLDTNTGKPVNTPRKRRFDEGYNATRGDQDSITMQIDRNLTDRWKSSLTYSYNRNRYSDNQARAMSYDADTGNLSRRADSTGYAHAQTQVVQLTLNGDVDWGAINHQLLFGFDYEADRTYRGDMLQGSATDVFNVYNPVYGNLAESSSVIASQSDQRENIDSTGFFMQDAIRLNERWQLLGGLRYDSFDVMSGKGRPFKTNTDSSYNRVVPRAGIIYSLTPYSSLYASYSESFKPNSSIATQIGALPPEIGKSYEIGAKLDLPNRITANVALFDIQKRNVMVSELDGNGDTVTRTAGKVRSQGIELDMAGKLTDSLSLIGSYAYTDARVTADPENNGNELTNAARHTASLFLTQDFGALGLHSGDNLRAGAGARYVGRRPGDAANSFYLDDYTVADAFVAYSTPINGYKVKWQLNIKNLFDKTYYPSSGNNLRIAVGEPRQFVLRASVDF, encoded by the coding sequence ATGAATAACCAACTATTTCGGAATGGCTGGCCGTTGCTGGCCCTGCTGCCTTTCAGCATTCAGGCGGCGACCAACGACCGGGGGGATACGGTGGAGGTCACGGCGACGGCGGGAACGGCGCCAGCCGAGGAAAGCGGCTATCAGCCGCATAAAACCGTTACCGGCACCCGTACCGAAAGCCGCCTGCTGGATGTGCCGCAGGCGGTGAATGTAGTGCCTAACCAGGTGATTGAAGATCGGGCGGTACGCAACATTGACGAAGCCTTGTATAACGTCAGCGGCATTACGCAAGCCAACACGCTTGGCGGCACCCAGGATGCGCTGATCAAGCGCGGTTTCGGCGATAACCGTGATGGTTCGCTCTTTCGTGACGGCGTCCGCTCGATTCAGGCGCGTAACTTCACGCCGACCAGCGAACGCGTCGAGGTGCTGAAAGGCCCGGCTTCTATGCTATACGGCATGGGCGAACCCGGCGGCGTCATCAATATCATCAGCAAAAAACCGGAATTAGAGCAAAAGACGCACATCGAAGGCTGGGGCAGCAGCTTTAAGGGCGGCGGCGGCCAATTGGACGTCACCGGACCGCTGGGAACGTCCGGGCTAGCTTACCGGATGATAGTCGACCATGATGAAACCGATTACTGGCGTAATTTTGGCCGCAACCGTCAAACCACCATTGCGCCATCTCTGATGTGGTACGGCGAAGATACCACGGTGCGCATCGCCTATGAGCATATGGAGTATCTGACGCCTTTCGATCGCGGCACCGTGCTGGACACCAACACCGGCAAGCCGGTAAATACGCCCCGTAAACGACGTTTCGACGAGGGTTACAACGCCACCCGCGGCGATCAGGACAGCATCACCATGCAGATCGATCGCAACCTGACCGATCGCTGGAAAAGCAGTCTGACCTACTCCTATAACCGCAACCGCTACAGCGACAATCAAGCGCGGGCGATGAGTTATGATGCCGATACCGGCAACCTGTCTCGCCGGGCCGACTCCACCGGCTATGCCCACGCACAGACCCAGGTTGTGCAGTTAACCCTGAACGGCGACGTGGATTGGGGAGCAATCAATCACCAGTTGCTGTTTGGCTTTGATTACGAAGCCGACCGCACTTACCGCGGCGATATGCTGCAAGGCTCCGCCACCGATGTTTTCAATGTATACAACCCGGTCTACGGCAATTTAGCTGAATCCAGTTCGGTTATCGCCTCACAGAGCGATCAGCGGGAAAATATCGACAGCACCGGTTTCTTTATGCAGGATGCGATTCGCCTTAACGAACGTTGGCAACTGCTGGGCGGTCTGCGCTACGACAGCTTTGACGTTATGTCAGGCAAGGGCCGGCCATTCAAGACCAATACGGACAGTTCATATAACCGCGTCGTGCCGCGCGCGGGCATTATTTACAGCCTGACGCCGTATTCATCGCTTTATGCCAGCTACAGCGAGTCGTTTAAACCCAACTCCTCGATTGCCACGCAAATCGGCGCGCTGCCGCCAGAAATCGGTAAATCCTACGAAATCGGCGCCAAGCTGGATCTGCCCAACCGGATCACCGCCAACGTGGCGTTGTTTGATATTCAAAAGCGTAACGTGATGGTGAGTGAACTTGACGGTAACGGCGACACCGTGACGCGCACCGCCGGCAAAGTCCGTTCGCAGGGTATCGAACTGGATATGGCAGGGAAATTGACCGACTCGCTGAGTCTGATCGGCTCCTATGCCTATACCGATGCGCGCGTAACGGCGGACCCGGAAAACAACGGCAATGAACTGACCAATGCGGCGCGTCATACCGCTTCACTGTTCCTGACGCAGGATTTCGGCGCCTTGGGACTGCATTCGGGTGATAATCTGCGCGCCGGCGCGGGCGCTCGTTACGTCGGTCGCCGTCCCGGTGATGCGGCAAACAGCTTCTATCTGGATGATTACACAGTGGCCGATGCCTTTGTGGCTTACAGCACGCCAATCAACGGCTACAAGGTGAAGTGGCAGTTAAATATCAAGAACCTGTTTGATAAAACCTATTATCCGTCCAGCGGCAACAACCTGCGTATCGCCGTGGGCGAACCGCGCCAGTTCGTACTGCGCGCCAGCGTGGATTTCTGA
- a CDS encoding ABC transporter substrate-binding protein, producing MRILISVVLLLLSPFSLAKSVTDILGRQVEIPDHPQRIVLGESRMLYTLALLEPGNPTRHIVGWPGDMARYDAQSWQRYTEKFPAISQIPQLGNGNLHSVNAEMLLPLKPDLVILPRLAKSSADDAQLQQTLANAGVPVIYVDLRVDLLNNTLPSIRLLGEVLNQPQRAAAFSEFYQQHMEVIRQRIAQYHGKKTTVMLHLHLGRRDTCCTTAVGGNLGDLLTFAGGENIAAGTISSVYGELSPERALAANPDVYIATGMAGPEGKRFSSLMLGPLVNPQQAQDSFGKLIRQDPILSHLQAVKTGRAWSMWHNFYLSPYHVVMVEMFAKALYPDLFSDIDPQLTLQKIYQNFLPIDFSGTYWSQLAHE from the coding sequence ATGCGTATTCTCATATCCGTTGTTTTATTACTTCTTAGCCCGTTCTCTTTGGCCAAAAGCGTTACTGATATTCTCGGCCGACAGGTAGAAATCCCAGACCATCCACAACGAATTGTCCTTGGCGAAAGCCGTATGCTTTATACGCTGGCGCTGCTTGAACCGGGAAATCCGACAAGACATATCGTCGGCTGGCCGGGAGATATGGCGCGCTACGATGCGCAGAGCTGGCAACGCTATACGGAAAAATTTCCGGCTATCAGTCAAATCCCGCAGTTGGGCAACGGCAATCTGCATAGCGTAAATGCGGAAATGCTGCTGCCGTTAAAACCCGATTTGGTGATTCTGCCGCGCCTGGCGAAAAGCTCCGCCGATGACGCCCAACTGCAACAAACGCTGGCTAACGCCGGCGTACCGGTGATCTACGTCGATTTACGCGTCGATTTGCTCAACAACACCTTACCCAGCATCCGGCTGCTGGGAGAAGTGCTGAATCAGCCGCAGCGGGCCGCGGCGTTCAGCGAGTTTTATCAGCAGCATATGGAAGTGATCCGTCAGCGCATCGCGCAATATCACGGTAAAAAAACCACGGTGATGCTGCACCTGCACCTTGGCCGCCGCGATACCTGCTGTACCACCGCCGTCGGCGGCAATCTGGGCGATCTGCTGACCTTTGCCGGCGGTGAAAATATCGCCGCCGGAACCATCAGCAGCGTATACGGCGAACTCAGCCCCGAACGGGCGCTGGCGGCCAACCCCGATGTTTATATCGCTACCGGCATGGCCGGGCCGGAGGGAAAACGCTTCTCCAGCCTGATGCTGGGCCCGTTGGTCAATCCGCAGCAGGCGCAGGACAGCTTCGGCAAACTGATACGCCAGGATCCTATTCTGTCTCATCTTCAGGCGGTTAAAACCGGTCGAGCCTGGAGTATGTGGCACAACTTTTATCTCAGCCCTTACCACGTAGTTATGGTGGAGATGTTTGCCAAAGCGCTCTACCCCGATCTCTTCAGCGATATCGATCCGCAACTCACACTACAAAAAATTTACCAGAACTTTTTACCTATCGATTTTTCAGGGACATATTGGAGTCAACTTGCACATGAATAA
- the speG gene encoding spermidine N1-acetyltransferase, with translation MPDTSNVVRLRPLERDDLTFVHQLDNNASVMRYWFEEPYEAFVELSDLYDKHIHDQSERRFIIEHDRTKVGLVELVEITHIHRRAEFQIIIDPVHQGKGYASAAAKLAMDYGFSVLNLYKLYLIVDKENKKAIHLYAKLGFEVEGELIHEFFINGQYCNAIRMCIFQHQYLAKHKTVTGTGGSAPGADITL, from the coding sequence ATGCCAGATACGAGTAACGTCGTTCGGCTACGACCGCTGGAGCGGGACGATCTAACCTTTGTTCATCAATTGGATAATAACGCCAGCGTTATGCGCTACTGGTTTGAAGAACCTTACGAAGCCTTTGTCGAACTCAGCGATCTGTACGATAAACACATTCACGACCAAAGCGAACGGCGCTTTATTATCGAACACGATCGCACCAAAGTCGGCCTGGTCGAACTGGTGGAGATCACCCACATCCACCGCCGGGCGGAGTTCCAGATCATCATCGATCCCGTTCATCAAGGGAAAGGCTATGCCAGCGCGGCGGCGAAGCTGGCCATGGATTACGGCTTTTCGGTGCTGAATCTGTACAAGCTGTATCTGATTGTGGATAAGGAAAACAAGAAGGCGATACATCTCTACGCCAAGCTGGGCTTTGAAGTGGAAGGCGAATTGATTCACGAGTTTTTCATCAACGGCCAATACTGCAATGCCATCCGTATGTGTATTTTCCAGCACCAATATCTGGCAAAACACAAAACGGTGACCGGCACCGGCGGCTCCGCGCCGGGCGCCGATATCACCTTGTGA
- the ybbA gene encoding putative ABC transporter ATP-binding protein YbbA: MFAKTSPASVMPAEAGPAENVLEVHHLSKHVGQGEHRLSILTGVELIVKPAQTIALIGESGSGKSTLLGILAGLDDGSEGDVSLMGESLNRLDEEGRAALRARDVGFVFQAFMLVPTLNALENVQLPALLRGESDGHSRKQAEQLLRQLGLGERLHHLPAQLSGGEQQRVALARAFSGRPKVLFADEPTGNLDRKTGERIVDLLFSLNRDYATTLILVTHDEQLAARCARRLRLVDGKLREEA; this comes from the coding sequence ATGTTTGCAAAGACCAGTCCAGCGAGTGTTATGCCAGCCGAAGCCGGGCCTGCGGAAAACGTTCTTGAAGTTCATCATCTTAGTAAGCACGTTGGTCAAGGGGAACATCGGCTTTCCATCCTTACCGGAGTTGAGCTGATTGTCAAACCCGCGCAGACAATTGCGCTTATTGGCGAGTCCGGTTCCGGCAAGTCAACGCTGCTGGGTATTCTCGCCGGTCTGGATGACGGCAGCGAGGGCGACGTCAGTCTGATGGGGGAATCGTTAAACAGATTGGATGAAGAAGGCAGGGCCGCGCTGCGGGCCAGAGACGTGGGCTTCGTGTTTCAGGCGTTTATGCTGGTGCCGACTCTGAATGCGCTGGAGAACGTCCAACTGCCGGCGCTGCTGCGGGGCGAAAGCGACGGCCACAGCCGTAAGCAGGCGGAGCAGCTGTTGCGGCAGCTTGGGCTGGGCGAGCGTTTACATCATCTTCCCGCCCAACTTTCCGGCGGCGAGCAGCAGCGGGTGGCGTTGGCGCGCGCTTTCAGCGGGCGTCCCAAAGTGCTGTTCGCCGATGAGCCGACCGGCAATCTGGATCGTAAAACCGGTGAACGCATTGTGGATCTGCTGTTTTCCCTTAACCGTGATTACGCCACGACGCTGATTCTGGTTACGCACGATGAACAACTGGCGGCGCGCTGCGCGCGGCGTCTGCGTCTGGTGGACGGCAAGTTGAGGGAAGAAGCATGA
- the ybbP gene encoding putative ABC transporter permease subunit YbbP, whose amino-acid sequence MIWRWFWREWRSPSLLIVWLALTLAVACVLALGNISDRMEKGLSQQSRDFLAGDRVLRASRPVDESWLQTAQQQGLTLSRQISFMTMTFAGDTPQLARVKATDQRYPLYGELQTNPAGLRAEEGRVLVAPRLLALLGLKVGDMLDVGDTSLRISGELIQEPDSGFNPFDTAPRILMNLADVEKTGAIQPGGRITWRYMFAGNEQQISQFSDFIKSRLKPDQRWYGMEDSEGALSQSLKRSQQFLLLSALLTLLLSIAAVAVSMGHYCRSRYDLVAVLKTLGAGRRALQRLIVGQWLSVLALAALCGGLVGLGFEAILMKMLAPVLPSTLPAPGLWPWVWALGSLVLISLLVGLRPYRLLLATQPLRVLRQDVVANVWPLRYYLPVVLAIVVGLLAVLSGGSSLLWSLLGGMAVLSLLLGVIGWGGLLLLRRLTVKQLALRLAINRLLRQPWSTISQLAAFSLSFMLLALLLVMRGDLLDRWQQQLPPESPNYFLLNMTADQVPQVETFLEQHQIKPEQFYPIVRARLTEINQQTATEVIHEDDPGGNTVNRELNLTWMDGIPDHNVLVEGQPPKVGEVSMEVKEAKEMGIKIGDTLTFTGDTQPFSAKVTSFRQVDWESLRPNFFFIFPAGALDNQPQSWLTSFRYHGDEKVITQLNRQFPTLSLLDVGSMLRQIGQVLQQVSRALEIMVVLVLFCGVLLLLAQIQVGMRQRRQELMVYRTLGAGLRLLRATLWCEFAVLGLVAGIAAAIGAEAALWMLQSQVFNFPWEPNLAMWGVLPLSAALLLSLCGGWLGLRLLRGKALFRQFAG is encoded by the coding sequence ATGATTTGGCGGTGGTTCTGGCGCGAATGGCGTTCTCCCTCATTATTGATTGTCTGGTTGGCATTAACGCTGGCCGTGGCCTGTGTGCTGGCGTTGGGAAATATCAGCGACCGGATGGAAAAAGGACTGAGTCAGCAAAGCCGCGATTTTCTGGCGGGCGATCGGGTGTTGCGCGCCTCGCGCCCGGTGGATGAGTCCTGGCTGCAAACCGCGCAACAGCAAGGATTGACGCTTAGCCGGCAGATTTCATTCATGACAATGACCTTCGCCGGCGACACGCCGCAGCTGGCGAGGGTAAAAGCGACCGACCAACGCTATCCGCTGTATGGCGAGCTACAGACCAACCCGGCCGGGCTGCGGGCCGAGGAGGGCAGAGTGCTGGTCGCCCCGCGTCTGCTGGCGCTGCTGGGACTGAAGGTCGGCGATATGCTGGATGTCGGCGATACTTCTCTGCGTATTAGCGGCGAACTGATTCAAGAGCCGGACTCCGGCTTTAACCCGTTTGATACCGCGCCGCGTATTTTGATGAATCTGGCGGATGTGGAAAAAACCGGCGCGATACAGCCCGGCGGACGCATTACCTGGCGCTATATGTTCGCCGGCAATGAGCAACAAATCAGCCAGTTCAGCGATTTTATCAAGTCGAGACTGAAACCCGATCAGCGCTGGTATGGCATGGAAGATTCAGAAGGCGCGCTGAGCCAATCATTGAAGCGCTCGCAGCAGTTTCTGCTGCTGTCGGCGTTGCTGACGCTGTTGTTATCCATTGCCGCGGTCGCCGTTTCCATGGGGCACTATTGCCGCAGCCGCTATGATTTGGTCGCGGTATTGAAAACGCTGGGAGCCGGGCGTCGGGCCTTGCAACGGCTGATTGTCGGCCAATGGCTGTCGGTGCTGGCGCTGGCCGCCCTGTGCGGCGGGCTTGTCGGGCTGGGCTTTGAAGCGATACTGATGAAAATGCTGGCCCCGGTTTTACCCTCAACGCTGCCGGCCCCGGGGTTATGGCCGTGGGTATGGGCGTTGGGGTCGTTAGTGCTGATTTCGTTGCTGGTCGGGCTGCGTCCTTATCGCCTGTTGCTGGCGACGCAGCCGCTGCGCGTATTGCGGCAGGATGTGGTGGCGAATGTCTGGCCGCTGCGTTATTACCTGCCAGTAGTGCTGGCGATCGTGGTGGGGCTGCTTGCGGTATTATCCGGCGGCAGTTCTCTGCTGTGGTCGTTGCTGGGCGGCATGGCGGTATTGTCATTATTATTGGGCGTTATCGGTTGGGGCGGTCTGTTACTGCTGCGCCGTTTGACGGTTAAACAACTGGCCCTGCGTTTGGCTATCAACCGCCTGCTGCGTCAGCCGTGGTCGACTATCAGTCAACTGGCGGCGTTTTCGCTGTCGTTTATGCTGTTGGCGCTGTTGCTGGTGATGCGCGGCGATTTGCTGGATCGCTGGCAGCAGCAGCTACCGCCGGAAAGTCCGAACTACTTTCTGTTGAACATGACGGCGGATCAGGTTCCGCAGGTGGAAACGTTTCTTGAGCAGCATCAGATTAAGCCGGAACAATTTTATCCCATCGTTCGGGCGCGTCTGACGGAAATTAATCAGCAGACGGCGACGGAAGTCATTCACGAGGACGATCCCGGAGGGAACACGGTAAACCGCGAACTGAATCTGACCTGGATGGACGGCATCCCCGATCATAATGTACTGGTTGAGGGGCAGCCGCCAAAGGTGGGGGAAGTTTCGATGGAAGTGAAAGAAGCCAAAGAGATGGGCATCAAAATTGGCGATACGTTGACGTTTACCGGCGATACGCAGCCGTTCAGCGCCAAAGTAACCAGCTTCCGGCAGGTGGATTGGGAGAGTCTGCGTCCGAACTTCTTTTTTATTTTCCCCGCCGGCGCGTTGGATAACCAGCCGCAGTCCTGGCTGACCAGCTTCCGTTACCATGGGGATGAGAAGGTGATTACCCAGTTGAATCGTCAGTTCCCGACGCTGAGCCTGTTGGATGTGGGCAGTATGCTGCGCCAGATCGGACAGGTATTGCAGCAGGTGAGCCGGGCGTTGGAAATCATGGTGGTTCTGGTGTTGTTCTGCGGCGTCTTGCTGCTGCTGGCGCAAATCCAGGTCGGTATGCGCCAGCGACGGCAGGAGCTGATGGTGTACCGCACTTTAGGCGCCGGGCTGCGGCTGTTGCGCGCCACGCTGTGGTGCGAGTTTGCTGTGCTGGGGCTGGTGGCGGGGATTGCCGCCGCGATCGGGGCTGAAGCCGCATTGTGGATGCTGCAGAGTCAGGTGTTTAATTTCCCATGGGAACCAAACCTGGCGATGTGGGGCGTATTACCGCTGTCCGCCGCGCTGTTGCTATCCCTGTGCGGCGGTTGGCTGGGACTCCGCCTGCTGCGCGGCAAGGCGTTGTTCCGCCAGTTCGCCGGGTAG